A part of Aquibium oceanicum genomic DNA contains:
- a CDS encoding GNAT family N-acetyltransferase: MTKQTATPQPAVEIALLRLNDALDFAPLLAAYAQALKRGAPRRPDQYYAESLLQDRTAEVLGARMNGELVGFAIFTDLPEPVSGMRCGACDHIYVHHDHRNKGIAKAMVDVLADQAEERGWTRLILNAPRQPEDGRKLYEQIAAPADWTSYVIRFDGK, from the coding sequence ATGACCAAACAGACCGCGACACCACAGCCCGCCGTCGAGATCGCCCTGCTGCGTCTCAACGATGCCCTCGACTTCGCGCCGTTGCTGGCGGCCTATGCCCAGGCGCTGAAGCGCGGTGCGCCGCGCCGGCCCGACCAGTACTACGCGGAATCGCTGTTGCAGGACCGGACGGCCGAGGTGCTCGGCGCGCGCATGAACGGCGAACTCGTCGGCTTCGCCATCTTCACCGACCTGCCCGAGCCGGTGTCGGGCATGCGTTGCGGCGCCTGCGACCACATCTACGTCCACCACGATCACCGCAACAAGGGGATCGCCAAGGCGATGGTGGACGTGCTCGCCGACCAGGCCGAGGAGCGCGGCTGGACGAGGCTCATCCTGAACGCGCCGCGCCAGCCCGAGGACGGCAGGAAGCTCTACGAGCAGATCGCCGCACCCGCCGACTGGACGAGCTACGTCATCCGCTTCGACGGCAAGTAG